ATTGTCAAAGATTATGCAATCGGTAGATATTGATTTGTTGACTGTAACCAACATAGTTGAAACTTCCAAACATGACTTAAATTTTCTTAGAGATGATGATAATACTTTTGATAATCTTTATGAAGAAGCACAATCATTTATAGACAAATCAGATTATGAGTTTGAAGTTAAGAATGACAAGATTAAAGAAAGTACCTAGAAAACATGACGAAAAATGTACCGATGAACGAATTCAAGATCCCATTCAGttgtttaaaatcaatacagtaCTTCCAGCACTAGATCATGTGAACAATGAAATGAATAAACGTTTTAATCCAGATcatattggtattttaaaagacatttctctgttttcattaaaaagaatagaagtaattataaaaaagcCAATTTTGTTGCCAATTGATTCATTTGTAAAACTttgtaatacttataaaatataagacataAATTGTTTGCGTACTGAATACTTGCAGTTTACTTcacgaaaaaaaacattaattctgCCAACAAAATTACATACAGAAacagatttaaataaatcagATGATGAAGAATTTTTGTTCAGTGATGCATCTTCAGGTATGGACAATAATGACAACAAaactttaaaagaaaataaaaattcaaaaagtttgatttatatatttaatttattacattctACTGGTTTGGATAGTGTATTCCCACATCTGTATTCTGCTATTAAAATTGCCGTAACATTAACAAGTTTCTAGTTGTAGCACTGAaagatcattttcaaaaatgaaattagtCAAAACAAGATTAAGATCATCGACATCTGAAGACCGCCTAGAAGGCCTAGTTAAAATTTCTTGTGAGAATGACAGTGTGATTGATAaagatttaatattagatatttttgcaCAAAAATGTAGTGTATtgattaaatcattaattttataagattttaacttttaattaaataaaagctTGATTATCTTTTTAGTATTTTggtaattattgtgttatgctattttgtattatgaatatttaaatgataataataactaattagttCTCGATTTCATATGGTTTATCTAAAACGGGCCGGTCACAGCTTATTCGCTAGGtaatagcttacataatatgtttaaacggattaattaaatatttgttcagttaataaatgaaaaaaaaatggttatacattaaatatgtaGTTATGTGGGTAGTTTGTTTCACATTCAATTgttacattgaaaaaaaaattgagggcCCAAGCTCCAGAAGGGACCCCTGGATTTACGCTATGTCCTAACTGAATCCGTGCGTTGCGTGAGTTGCGGTATTGCGGGCGATGCGTGCACGCAAATAAAACAAACTGCAACAAAGTACATGTCCTAATTGGTCGTAACATGCGTGCGATGCGTTTTAACGCACAAAAAAGAACATGTTCTATTTTCCAACGCAACGTTGTGCGGTCAAGACTATATAAATTGTACACGTtcgtttatttgaatttttatatttgtattaattaattacattaattttattaattacaaaatggaGCTTCTTATTTCTGAAGTACAAAAACGGCCGGAACTTTGGGATAAAAGGAAACCTAAATACAAAGATCGCGTAGTAACAAACAGGCAGTGGGATTCTGCAGCCATAGAACTAGGAATATCAAgtaatttaaactaaactaaatttaaattaaatttaagttataatataaaatactggaTACAAGCTAAAgaaatagaacataatattatagaataattaagttgtaatataatatagtcaaatatcaatagtaaaatatttacaatttattatttgaaaaaaaattacttaagttATTTCTTACATTTTCTGCTGCTCTGGATGTTTTGTTATTTCTCTTGCTTACGGTTAAATCGCcggataaattatttatttggattGATATATctgagtgtatattataattttctgtaaCTCTTATTTTTTCCAAATCGATACATACATTGTGCAGCATACATATTGCTTTTACAATGTGGTCAGCATTTTCCACTTTTGTCTCTATTGACTTCtgcaaaattctaaattttgcTGCTGCTATACCGAAAGCACATTCTATTGTCATTCGTGCTCTGGAAAGTCTATAGTTGAAGTAACTTTTATTTTCATCGTTCAATAACCTCCTTGGGTATGGTCGCATCATATATGTTCGCAAAGGAAATGCTTCATCAGCAATGAAAGTATATAGACCAGTTACATTTGAATTTGGTAGTTTTTTAGGATAGGGTAGTttcaaagttttattttcaagtcgttttaaaatattggaattAGATAATATGCCTCCATCGCTATCTTTCCTATAAGCTCCGACATCAAtcataatgaatttataatttgcgTCTGCCACAGCCAttaaaacaatagaaaaaaattgtttataattgaaaaacataCTACCGGAGTTTTTCGGACATTTTATCCGAATATGTTTGCCGTCAATACTACcaatacaatttggaaaattcCAATTTTCATAAAACTCTTGtgcattattttcaaaatcagcAATCGATGGTGTGGGCATATGCTTTTCTTTCATTATCTTCCAAATTGCTTTACAAACTtcaataacaattgaaaaaactGCTGTTTTTGAAATCCTGAATGTTAAAGCAATTTGTCTAAAAGCTAAACCAGTAGCAAGATATctgtgttgaaaaaaaataaaaaattttaaatgtatacaacgtaaatattgttttaatgttgTGAAGTGttgttatttaatgttatttattttttttatatattttaatttattgactattgttacaatataatatataacatttttatttttatttttaatactaaaaattcaaaaattcaaaataagaaatttgttAATCTGGTTTTTAGAAAGATTAAAAGTAAAGTggttcatttttatgatttttacagttcaaaatttttcaaaggctcattaatttgaaaaataataaactttttttattttaattaatagtaaacgataaacaaaataaaaaataagtatacgataaacgattctgagcgaaaacaagaaaaatgcaGTCTGGTAATTGAAAttggcaaaaataaataaaaaacctacctacctacctatcgtaatattatagtctgaCATAGGTACCgtatttgctcagaatcgtttttcgtatacctaatacaatgttattacatcatttaattcaaatttaacaccatccattatagtgacccacttataatctactgtacaacagagtgaCATCCAATTGCcctacttttaattatttaaaatatatgtacaatatcttaaagatttttaataattcttttaatattaaatattaaaaactgtcgaaactatttttaacataaaaaaaaatatataatatattaaatacctattaaacgtatttagattataattatttttattattaaattgaattgaataattttaattacaataattggcttacatattttgtacaatattgacattttatgtCTTTTGCTTTggcacattaaaataaaaaaccgtaTAACGAAAAAGAGTTACCGTTGCCATGACAAccaaacaataacaaatatgaaattaatgttataaaattcatCACGTGCCATAAAGACATAAAATGTGGTACTTCATTGCAGACTCGTATGCAatatggttatatttttttaaatttaattttcatagaaGACGACGCTAAAAAAAAGTGGAGGAGTCTTCGCgatcaatttttaaaagaaataaaaaaattcctaCTAGTCGTTCTGGTAGTAGTCAGGAATATGCTGCGCTATATAAAGGCAAATGGGGCTATTTCAACGCAATGCTGTTTTTAGAAGATACTGCCGTTCCAAGGAAAAGCGACGGAAATGTTTCTGATGTAAATGTTGATATTGATGAAGACAGCGAGGAACCAGGTGAAATGGATGACATTGATCAGGCATCTACATCAAGTTACAACATTTCATCACCTCCATCGACTTCATttacaacacaaaaaaaaattaaaagaacaaaaaaacaaGACACAAGCCGTAATTTTGAACAACAGTTGATCGATCTCGAAACCAGAAAACAAGCTGCATTAACCGAACCACCTGAAACTCCAGATGATGAAGATAtgcgtttttttaaatctattcttccttattttaaaaatatgagccCCATTCAAAAATTACGTGTAAGGAAcgacattcaaaatattttgatacgtGTAAGTTTACCTCCACTACAATACTTAGGCTCAGCAAACTCtcataaccaaaattatattcCTCCATCAGCTACGGTACATCCAACATACAGTTCCATGCCATCAACTTTACCGAATTTCCAGTATTTAGACGACACACAttccaatatttaaaattaaaatgtttctactatcattatattcattttagttatttttataatttgttattttaaaagttaaaaggagttttttttattttaccactttaatgttaatattatagtatactcaGTATACAACACAgaaatcttattattttattaaattataacattataaatttaattttaatatattatgttattgttaatattatataaaaattattaatattaatttgttattgattaaaataatatatgcttaCCTTAAAGTAATAAGTAGTCTCTCTTCTACAGAAATTGGTACTTTAAAGTTAGTTGTTATATGATAACATTCATGTTCAATTGCCTCTTTTATGTAGTCAAAAGTACCTGTAGTCATTCGTGTATAAGAACGGAATAAATTATCATCAGCACGTAACTGTGTATACAAATGATGAAACTCGCCAAATTCAAATCTATCTTTATATATTTGGTGTACCGGATTACGTTTacgttttttattcaaaaaaaaaagtttaacagCCAAACTTTCGGAGAGTAACATTTTACGTTGTTCGGTGGTTAACGGCATCTTTACGACTGTACTgtcatttcataaattttataagTTCTCAACCTATTGCACGTATGAATTCACCGGCGTTTAATTTTGCCAACAATACGTTGCGTTGCGTGCGTTGCGTTGCGGGCGAACGTATAAACGCAACGCACGGATTCAGTTAGGACATAGCGTTAAGGTACGGCCACACTGCACGCGATTTGCGATACGAGCGATTATGCGAGCGATATTGTCCAGCGATTTTTACGATTTTGGTGTGGCCACTCCCACGTTTTTATTGCTATATCAAAGTAGGTTGTTACATATAATCACTAGTTGTTTGTCACCAGTCGTCGAGATGACTTCATACAAATCGAATCGTATacgtaaaatacttttatctgAAAGTTGTGCTTCATTAGAAGCTAAAGTTGACTTATTTAAACAACGGTTATGGgtgcatgaaataaataaacatcgaGAAACCGAAGGTGAATTTCACACTCTTCTTAATAAGCTCCAAAAGCAcccggataatttttttgaatactgTCGTATGGACGAAAACACCTTCAATTTGATACTCGATGCTATTCGAGAAAGAATACAAAAATCGGATACTAATTTCCGAAAACCTATATCTCCAGAGGAAAGGCTTTTTCTTACGATAAGgtaagttgttattatttttaacatcaaaCATACATCAAAAGTTAAATAactgtttttattgaaaaattaagaaaacgtAATTATACCTCAAATAAAGtgaacataggtacctacctaccatatatttttaagttttttaaataaacatagtaCAACAATACATATAGTAGATCAaataacatcataaaatattgtttagaataatacaatgtattagctttaaaaaaattaatagataaaaaaaattgaaatagcaTCTTGctcatcaaataatatttaaatacatttttatagctaaaaagAAATTAGATGATCTAATAATATCTAGAATTAAAGCATCTTATTGGTTTCGTAAACTTGATTGTCTTCACTATACCTTTCCCATTGGGTAGAATTTTGCCAATCAATACCTTCTACTGCTGTTTGGTTTGAGGGCCAGTCTATATTAACTTCTATTGAGTGAGGTGATGGATATGAATATGTACTGCTAGTGTTTTCGTATGACGAACGAGGTGTAGTTACTGTGGATGTCAAACCAAtagtttcatttaataaaatctcttgaaattttattttagttttcattttttgagTCCTTGGTAAATTTTTAAGATCGGGtaacaaactttttaaaaacaagAAATCCTTGTCTTCTTTTTCTTCGTTTtctaataacttaattttattggCTTCCATGTTCAACAATTCTCTTCTAAAATTGTTAGCCGCTGTTGGGCGAGATTTTACTTcgtaatttctttttattttacctgAAGGTCCCGAAGTTATATCGGTGTCTGTGTTTTCTAGAATTCTAGATCACCATCAGTAACCGATGACTCTTGCGTAAATAATGTGTCGCttatatttgtgtaattttGGTCTTCAGTATCCAGCTCTTCTTCATTTTCATCTAATTTTGTTTCTATGTTTGTAAAGCGAGGTCTGGTTTTCATAGTGTTCCGTAGGTAAGACAGATTTTTAAATAGAGGCCACGTAGAAGTACTCACATCGTCTGATCCAGCTCCAGATTTCCCAGGAAGGTGTTTCCTCAATTCCACGCGGTAATAGTCCCTCATGTTTTTCCATTTCGCTTTCAAAGTATCTACtaaaaattttacttatttttaataaaagctcATAAAATTCGCTCGacgtttgtttataattaatttaatctcaACTTATgtagaaccttgtattacaattttagatatgtataattaaatattttatgaatttttaactacaaaataacttgcaaatattcgtgattttgacgaatatcggaaataataatatttgtaaataatatttgtacttttacgcttataaaaaatgttttaattttctagaTTTTTATGATCTcggtatttacattttagatttctGGCCACTGGTTGTAGTTACAGGAGCTTGGCTTTCACTTTCCGTATGGGGAAATcaactatttcaaatattgtagTGGAGACATGTGCTGCTATTTGGGATGAATTAGTTGCAACTTATTTACAGAAATCTACAATTGATACATGGAAATCGAATGCTAAAGACTTTTATGAAAATTGGAATTTTCCAAATTGTCTTGGAAACATTGATCGAAAACATATCAGAATAAAGCAGACAGAACATACAGGGTCTATGTACTATAGAGGAGAAGCGACGAATATGGAAtaccattttgtttttgatctaCACTGATTACAATTTTGATGTTTTTGGAaaaccattaatattatattaatttaaaactattctaaaatacattttttgagttGTTGGAACACttcaacttataaataaaataaaatataacaaatagtatttaaaaacttttttaaacttaaaaaaattaattcaaaagtaTGCATATAGCtttgtagataaaaatgaaaatttcaccttataaattaagaaaataacaaGTAACATAACAATAACAAGCACCATAAACAGTACTTAAAAACTTCTTTTAAACTTAAttgaatcatataaaataattttaattaattataacaaaaaaaaatgcatataaactTAAGTTAATATCAAATCAGTcaattgaattacaaaatagttttttttaattagtcttATTTGCAAAAATCACAGATATAGTGGTCATTTTCAGGTCCAGCACATTCAGTATGTGCCCATAATTGGCAAGTTAAACATTGTATCCAGAGTTCTCCTTTTTTGTCATCTGAAAATATCATGTCACAAAAAATACATGAAGCGTCTTCTGAATCTGGTGCAAGGTGACCAGGTTCAACATCTAAATCAGAGTTATCATCATTTAAATCATCACCACTAGTGTAAcctgttttgttttgtttttttattgaatttaaattattcccAAATGTAAGTTTTCTTTTAACTTGCTTTTTCTTTGGaatacttttaattgttttttctaattCATTTTTGTAGGGAGATGATGTTATTACACATGTTGTTGCTGCTTTTCGTCCTTTGTTGGATGTTCTAGGTATTGATATAGGAACTGGTGCTATGTTAAATggagatattattttttctgttgTATTTGATGTTCCAGGCGTTTGATCTATTTCTAAGGAACATTGAATTTGAGTAGgactatttatttgattatgaaTATTAAGGCCCAGGTGATACCTGTGGTGCATCTTGAtgatttagaatattttctggTATACACTCATTAAACTCTTGTTCTGCTGGAGTAACTTCTCCTCTCTTAGATGCATCCATTTCAGCTGCTATGTAATCTGCATCACTAAAAATACTTCTATTAATAGGATAAATCCCAGTTGCTCGGAAACCATTTACTGCAATTTCCCCTGTTTGAACTTTAAGATATACTTTACCAAACAGTTCAGCGACATCAAAAGGACTCAATCTTCTATTGTTTTGACGAATCCACAAACGTATTTGTTCACTATAATATGTCTTTAAAGCACGCATAAATGTCTTGTCAAGTGGCTGCAACTTGTGTGTTGTATGCGGtggtaaacaaattatagttataaagttGTCTCTAGCCTTTTCTATGATTTCCAAATTTCTAGTGTGACTGTAATGgcaatctaatattaaaagaacCGGCGAAGTCTCAGTAGGTTTGGTTTTTTCAATAAAGTGATCAAACCATTGgacaaaaatataactttgaaTCCATCCACTAGGATGACAAGCACTAATTGCTCCAGCTGGAGCACCCTTCATTAGTTGTTGACTCATATTTTTCCTTGGAAATATCATCAACGGTGGTATAAATGTTCCCCCAGCACTCATTGCTGCTACTACTGTGATAAGACTACCTCTTTCAGCTGAAGTTAAAGAAGATATTTGACGTTTACCTCTTAAACCAATTACTTCTGAAACTTTACTCTGCACTACAGTCAACCCAGTCTCATAAACGTTGTACACACGATCAGGTGGATAGTTATGTTTATCAAACTCAGATTCAAGGATATCAAAAAACTTGTTAACTTTTTCTTTCGTAAATCCTAGTGCTCTTGAAAATGATGTACCACTTGGTTTTCTAATGGATAAGGTGTGTTTATAGCGCCTTAAAAACCTATCCAACCAACCTCTACCAGCCATCATAGAATCGTCAGAAAATGGaagcttaattttattttgtacagcAAGCTGATAAGCCGTTTGTTTCAAATCATTTCTCGTTAGACCATAATACTTGGACTCCATTAGTAAAGCATATTTAAGCAACTCACTTTCTAATGTGTCTCCAAGAGTGCATTTTCTGCCCAAtgtagttaggttaggttaggttaggttaggttaggttaggttaggttaggttaggcgcgactattacttataactacaacaattattagagCGTATTCACACTCGCCCATATTATCGGTGTCGGTAGaagtaaaattgtatggttttaAATAGACGTTTTTCACATTGACACCGATCCGATAAAAATATCGTTGTAGTATGACGACATCGGTGTGCATGTCAGACAGACGATCAGTATCGGACGATATTTTTATCGTTCTGATTTCAAAGACCAATACAACTAGATGGTTGGTTTTCACACATGACCGATAATATCGTCGTACCGAAAtagttttatcaatttattttaatgaatttgtttatattattccgACGAATAACGTGAttgattcaaatataattattcaacattattattctaacatatattattattaaaatgagttTTTCGTACGATGTTCCAATATTAATTGAATTGGTGGAATCTAGGCCAACCCTTTAGGACAAAACATCCACAGAGTATAAGGACAgaataataaaacgtaataaatGGAAAGAAGTGTTtctttatttagaaaaaaaatatgaagacaAATCTGCGAAGGAACAACAAGAAATtggtaagtttattatttataacgataaaatatttaaaaaaaacaaattaaatattaaaataagaaaaacattatgggacacctgtatatttatttatattctcgAATGGTTTTTacaattagattttatttaattgccaAGGCAAATCTCCAGCTgggcttataaaataatttgcgaAACTGTCTCGTATATAATTTGCATTTGTCCCTCCTCTACCATGTATTGGTATACGTTCCAAATCATTTAGTCCATGAGATCCTCTATGAATGATTTGTTTTCCTTCAGAATGAAATCCATCTCTTTCTCGTACAACGTTGTGCAGTATAACCCATGCTTTTACGATATCTTTAGCAAATTCCTTGGAAACATTTAATGGTCTGTGCAATACTCGCCATTTATTCGCCAAAATACCGAACGCATATTCCACATATCTTCTTAATCTGGTGAGACGATAGTTGAACACACGCTTTTTTATGCATAGGTTTTTGCCTCCATAAGGTCTTAGTAAATTTGTAGACAAAGCAAACGCCTCGTCACCTACTAGAACATAATATGGTAGATTGTAATTTGTGATAACTGTTTCAGCATGTGGTATATTCAACTGGTTTGTCTCGAGTAATTTCCAAAACACAGTTTCTTTGAATACTCCAGAATCACAGTCTTTACCATACGCTCCTATATCTacgtaaatacatttataatccgAGTCAACTATTGCCATCAAAACTAtggaaaagtaatttttataatttaaattcatagatCCACTATTTGGGAAATTTTGAACACGAATATGTTAGCCGTCTACTGCCCCTAGACAATGTGGAAATTGAGCAGTTTTTCCAAAACCATTTGCAATTGTCTTCTATTTTTCTTCATTTGGTTTtgaaagataattattttttaaaatattccataATTTTGAACAAACTTCTCTTACTATTTTGCTGATTGTAGATATACccaatctaaaaatgtaatgcaaatCTGAAAATGTGTTTCCAGATGCTAGATacctaaaaatatgatataatcattatattagtttataacgAAATACtgctttatgtattataatatttaaatattctaggttcttgtattattgatttataattttttagattatcATTCGCTATAcaccagaaaaatattttaacaagtttTGAGCTAACTGTAGGCctaaaaaatgtttggttttttcaaatttttttttttaaatatcgataagagtcattaatttttctaaattattaattttaatcgttttcaacaagcttgaaatttaatacgaggctcctaatatattcttacaatggtagtgggaaaatattaaaaatacagtcacaatttttttttataagcatttagttcgaattttgacaaattacgtaaaaatcacgaaaatgtgcaaattattttgagttagaaattcataaaaattttatctaactatcttgtaatattttctattttgtagttaatattataataacgttatactaatattattcgttattacaatgttataataatattattaatcaaaaaattgctgtctgggtaaaattgtatatatattaatacattaataataacaatataagtataaaataaaatatcctaggctgtcaaaccgtctttgctcagaaccgttttttgcacacatgatatatataattgaattcaaatttacagtcACCCAGTTGTagcatactgtacagcagagcgatttccacttacccgcttttttcgttaattaaaaaaaaaatgttgtccccCCATTTTAAATTCCTGGGCGCGCCACTGGGAATTGAACATGTTCATAGAGTATCCTTTTgcttacttattaaaatactaaatagctaATTGTTTATGTTTACTTAATAATGAAATGACTTATGTTGTAACGTGTCCGCTTCAGCACTCTCAATTGAATTAGAAGTATAATAAAGATACAcaaatttaggttttttttttaaagtatatttattaattacaacaaaCGTCTGTCTGAATTACAAGTACATACTCTCGTCGTCTCTAGTATCCGACTCCCTTATTATCACAGTGACTTTCCTATTTATCCTAAGCGGAATCACCTTGTTATGATGACGTCCGTTCGATCTCAAGGTGTGCGCCATTTCTAGTCGTCACCTTTGATCTGTGCACACGCTTTcctattttatggtattttgtaGCAAAGTCAACGAATGTCAGTGTATTA
This genomic window from Metopolophium dirhodum isolate CAU chromosome 1, ASM1992520v1, whole genome shotgun sequence contains:
- the LOC132942750 gene encoding uncharacterized protein LOC132942750, whose protein sequence is MAIVDSDYKCIYVDIGAYGKDCDSGVFKETVFWKLLETNQLNIPHAETVITNYNLPYYVLVGDEAFALSTNLLRPYGGKNLCIKKRVFNYRLTRLRRYVEYAFGILANKWRVLHRPLNVSKEFAKDIVKAWVILHNVVRERDGFHSEGKQIIHRGSHGLNDLERIPIHGRGGTNANYIRDSFANYFISPAGDLPWQLNKI